A DNA window from Porites lutea chromosome 6, jaPorLute2.1, whole genome shotgun sequence contains the following coding sequences:
- the LOC140941146 gene encoding uncharacterized protein encodes MCSRKRDATSLDDSLTNIQWLCSLDSNPLLDQEEEKTIPSPTETTSMNPYPKPPFSYATLILLAINSTEEKRMTLQDIYKWIEDNFPYYQHCKKAWKNSIRHNLSLHSFFLKAKRPSTLPGKGSYWSISPEGKENIMKEVMKHQQPNVRPNLNAEQSITKALRPILPKPSDNLLISSPIVNSPATGNVKFLSDASVTGLPVVILPTHMYMNMANKIAAQAAAGNVAAIGVNPTFLPITTSSSSTENQNFGDAVRHNGAGQRYGQETESSLLGKATVTQEVNAQSSLPQIANKVSQENSLIHSVEQLLSRTESQENEIISEVCDNSTIVSTSSKSHWESGNNHLNEERNETREILARGTKKRKSEKRKSTVHIDEKTSSLNKQKKQNLCQPKRSPLRPRPQPTLAAINSQSNDLMASPGFFFSRHNTSDLADTSPVKSMITPTKTYGSHNFLSSLLGSPLTSSNLGCTGLTPLNYTSDSGIFTPLKEGEMDFGFLFSPERLGSSKICSTPQSCRKSLGLGLSSSTYNSKALIDSQYTCSGNDTEFLNL; translated from the exons TCCATTTTCCTATGCCACCCTTATCCTTCTTGCTATTAATAGCACTGAAGAGAAACGAATGACACTACAAGATATCTACAAATGGATTGAGGATAACTTTCCCTATTATCAGCATTGCAAAAAAGCTTGGAAG AATTCGATCCGGCACAATCTGTCACTCCACAGCTTTTTTCTTAAGGCCAAGAGGCCATCCACACTTCCTGGTAAGGGCAGTTACTGGTCGATATCCCCTGAAGGTAAAGAAAATATCATGAAGGAAGTAATGAAGCACCAACAGCCGAATGTCAGGCCAAACTTAAATGCTGAGCAGTCAATCACAAAGGCACTGCGACCCATCCTGCCTAAACCATCTGATAACCTGCTAATATCAAGCCCTATTGTGAACAGTCCTGCAACTGGCAATGTCAAATTCTTGTCTGATGCAAGTGTCACAGGGTTACCAGTTGTGATTTTGCCAACACATATGTACATGAACATGGCTAACAAAATAGCTGCTCAAGCGGCTGCGGGAAATGTGGCAGCTATTGGTGTGAACCCAACTTTCCTCCCCATAACCACAAGTTCTTCGAGTACAGAGAATCAGAATTTTGGAGATGCTGTGAGACACAATGGAGCTGGGCAAAGATATGGACAAGAAACTGAAAGTAGTCTCTTGGGAAAAGCAACAGTTACTCAAGAAGTAAATGCACAATCATCTCTGCCTCAAATAGCAAATAAAGTCAGCCAAGAGAATAGCTTAATCCATTCCGTAGAGCAATTGCTTTCTAGGACTGAAAGTCAGGAAAATGAGATTATTTCTGAGGTATGTGACAATAGCACAATTGTTTCTACTAGCAGCAAAAGTCACTGGGAGTCAGGCAACAACCATTTAAacgaagaaagaaatgaaaccAGAGAGATATTGGCCCGTGGtaccaagaaaagaaaatcagagAAGAGAAAATCAACCGTGCATATTGATGAGAAGACATCTTCactaaacaaacaaaagaaacaaaatttgtgTCAACCCAAACGATCACCCTTACGACCACGCCCTCAGCCTACTCTTGCTGCCATAAATTCTCAATCTAATGATTTAATGGCATCAccaggattttttttcagtagacACAATACAAGTGACTTGGCTGACACATCTCCTGTTAAATCAATGATCACACCAACAAAGACCTATGGCAGTCACAACTTTCTCTCATCTCTTTTGGGTTCACCCTTAACTTCTTCTAACTTGGGCTGCACTGGTCTCACCCCCCTGAATTATACCTCAGACAGTGGAATTTTCACACCTCTTAAAGAGGGGGAGATGGACTTTGGGTTTCTGTTTTCCCCTGAGAGGCTTGGGAGCAGCAAGATATGTAGTACACCACAGAGTTGTCGGAAGTCTTTGGGACTTGGACTGTCCAGCAGCACTTACAACAGTAAGGCACTAATAGATTCTCAATATACATGCAGTGGTAATGATACTGAGTTTTTAAACCTCTAA